AATTACAGACCGACCTACCTCACCGGCCACTGACACCCCATGCCCAATGTGGTGGGGGGCTTGGGGAGCCCCTCGCACCTCCTCTTCCCGCTGGGTTCCCCCCCAATTTTTATCCCCTTTTTTCGCTGTAACACCGATTTTAGCCACCTCCTTGTGCTGGTTTGCGTGTTCTTTCTTGcggacctggacaagctcgaggAGGGGTTCTGTGCAAACCTCGCGAGGTTCGACGAGGCCGAGCGCAAAGTCCTGCGCCTGGGTCGGGACGAGCCCGGGTACCAGTCCAGGCTCGGATGcactgggatgcactgggatGCACTGGGCAGCGCTGGGATGCACTGGGACGCACTGGGACCGCACCTGGTTAGGGGCAGGCCCGGGTATCAGTCCAGACGGAGGATGAAGGGGTTGAGAGAGCGGCTGCGTGGTAGAAGGACTTGGGGGATGAAACGTGAGCCTAGAAGaaaggagagaccttattgcggcctttctgtacttaaaatggGTCTATAAGgaaggagagaccttattgcggcctttaTATTCTTAAAATGGGTCTATAAGgaaggagagaccttattgcggcctttcttTACTTAAAATGGGCCGATAATaaaggagagaccttattgcggcctttccgtacttaaaatGTGTCCATAAGgaaggagagaccttattgtggcctttctgtactcaAAATGGGTCTATAAGGAAGGAGAGgccttattgcggcctttccatacttaaaatgTGTCCATAAGgaaggggagaccttattgtggcctttccatacttaaaatgGGCCGATAAGaaaggggagaccttattgcggcctttacacttttaaaatggGTCTATAAGgaaggagagaccttattgcggcctttccatacttaaaatgGGCCGATAAGaaaggggagaccttattgcggcctttacacttttaaaatggGTCTATAAGGAAGGAGAGATCTTATCGCGGcctttatacttttaaaatgggTCTATAAGGAAGGAGAGgccttattgcggcctttccgtACTTTACATGTGTCCATAAGgaaggggagaccttattgtggcctttctgtacttaaaatggGTCTATAAGgaaggagagaccttattgtggcctttctgtacttaaaatggGCCGATAAGaaaggagagaccttattgtggcctttacATTCTTAAAATGGGCCGATAAGaaaggagagaccttattgtggcctttctgtactcaAAATGGGTCTATAAGGAAGGAGAGGCCTTATTGCGGcctttatacttttaaaatgggTCTATAAGGAAGttgagaccttattgcggcctttccatTCTTAAAATAGGTCTATAAGgaaggagagaccttattgcggcctttaCATTCTTAAAATGGGTCTATAAGgaaggagagaccttattgcggcctttaTATTCTTAAAATGGGTCTATGAAGAAGGAGAGGCCTTATTGCGGCCTTTACATTCTTAAAATGGGTCTATGAAGAAGGAGAGgccttattgcggcctttccatacttaaaatgGGCCGATAAGaaaggggagaccttattgcggcctttatacttttaaaatgggTCTATAAGgaaggagagaccttattgcggcctttcttTACTTAAAATGGACCGATAAGAAAGGaaagaccttattgcagcctttccgtacttaaaatGGCTCTATAAGAAAGGaaagaccttattgcggcctttctaTACTTAAAGTGGGCCGATAAGaaaggagagaccttattgcgtcctttatacttttaaaatgggTCTATAAGGAAGGAGAGATCTTATCGCGGcctttatacttttaaaatgggTCTATAAGGAAGTAGAGtccttattgcggcctttccatacttaaaatgTGTCCATAAGgaaggggagaccttattgtggcctttctgtacttaaaatggGTCTATAAGGAAGGAGAGACGttattgcggcctttctgtacttaaaatggGCCGATAAGaaaggagagaccttattgtggcctttacATTCTTAAAATGGGCCGATAAGAAAGGaaagaccttattgcggcctttccatacttaaagtGGGCCGATAAGaaaggagagaccttattgtggcctttctgtactcaAAATGGGTCTATAAGgaaggagagaccttattgcggcctttaCATTCTTAAAATGGGTCTATAAGGAAGGAGAGGCCTTATTGCGGCCTTTACATTCTTAAAATGGGTCTCTAAGACCTCATCCCGAGGTGGTGCCACCTCCACGAATGTCTCAGTGTCCCACTCTGCCCCACCAGGGAGTGGACCAgggttgggaggggacacagtgGGGACAGGTCACCCGAAGTGACCAACGGGACCTTCCATCGCAAACAAATGGTCCCGAGTTGGGTTTTGGGCACGGTGGCCATTGCTCTGAGACTGGTTGGGGAGGGTCTACTTGTGGGTGGGGGCAAGTGGGTGCCTTCACATCGCttattttggtgtttgtttgggtttttttttcctttttcctcaccctttttcttattaaatcaCATTTTGGGAGCGTTCTAATGAAGCACACACCCGAATTCCTTTTGCTCTGCAAGCGTTTTTTAGtgaaacacaagagaaaaagacaaaaccagcgTCGCGGCAGGAAATTACATCCATCCAGAGGTTCCTCCATGGGCGGCTGCTCTGCCAGGTCGGGGGAGGCGCTTGAGGAAggttttggtggaaaaaaaaggaaatagagaCTGcaagaaatgcacttttttctgcattctgcATTGTCGTATCATTTTGCGGAGAGATGGAGgccatgggggaaaaaatagaaaatgtagactgcaaaaatatcatttttctgTATCCCACAttgttgttttgtctttttgggGAGAGACAGAGGtcattttggagaaaaaggaaaatacagactgaaaaaaccccgtatgtttctgctttctgcattgTTGCCCTGTCGTTTCAGAGGGGGTGAAGGTTGTGAcctgaaaactaaaaatacGGAAGGCAAAAAGAAGAATGCATCCTTCTGCATTCCAGTTTGTTGCCGTGCCATTTTTGGGGTGAGACGACATTTatttggggcggggggaaatcaaaaaaagaaaagagaagcaggttgcagggagcagctgcGCGGACCGGCCGCGCTGCCGACTACGCCACGCACGGCGGGAGGTCGGTGATGGGCCAACACTCCTTGGAGCCGGGCCGGACACCCAGCACCGCCCGGGTACGCGCCCACCCTGTCACGGCCACGCGGTGGGGTTGGCCGTCGCCGAAATCTCGGGTGAGCTGCGCGGCGAAGGGGACGTGGACATCCAAGCGCCGTCCCTCCAGGGCCACCGCGCACGCCGTGCGGGCCCGCAGCTCCTCCTCCACCACGTGGGTATGGACGACGTACTGGCTGGCGCTGGCTCCCCCCACCCAGGGGATGTTGGTGACGTTGGTGGCCTCCCAGCTCGTCCCGTTGAAGGCCAAGGGGGCGGCTCGCAACACCCCGTGGACGGTGGCGAAGACCCTCTGGTCCATCTGCCAGTCGTGCTCCATCTCGGTGGCCTCCTCCAAGGTGACGTTTTGACGTGCCGCTCGGCAGCCCTCGTTCCTCGCTGTGGTCTTCGTCAGGGTGACGTCCTCCCCGTGCTCCACCGCCGCGCTCATGTTGTAGCTGACGTCAGAAATGGTGACGTCTGCCGGGCCTTTCTTGACCACCAAGACCTGGTACCACTTGTACCAGACCTCCTCACCATCCACCACCATGAAGGCGGCCCTCTGCCCTTTGGAGACCTTGCCCAAGCCGTAGCGATTCCTCCCGACAAAGACATCGACGGATGGACAACCCTCCACGGCATTTTTGGGCACGTTGCCGAAGGAGTCATCCACCCAACCCAGCGCCTCAAAGCCTCCTACGTTGACCAACACCTTGAAGTTGCCGATTCTCCGCTCCCAATTTCCGTAGGGGTAGAAGCAGAAGGGACCTCGGGCGGGGACGTGGGCCCCGATGTTGCAGCCGAGCACCGGCGTCGAGCAGACGTACTCCATCCTCTTGGCGTAGCCGTTCCAGTTGGACACGGCGTCGGCGGGCAGCTCGCCTTCAAACGGCACCCACTTCAGGAACGACGGCGGCTCCTCCTCTCGCTTCCTCCGGGGAAAGCTCCAGCTGGTGCCTgcggggaaaaaaatgggggaTTTCGGTGAAATGAGATGCCTCCGTCCCGCCCCGCCAGCTTGGAGCTGCCGGAGCGACGTCCTGCGGGGACCCACCCCAATGGcgaagctgctgctgcatctccGGCACGGATGGCGAAGAAAATTGGGACGTTTCAACCAACCCTTCTTAGATTTTGGGGTGTAAAATGGGGGACAGTCCTGCTAAAAGTCAGAAGAGCAGAGACCTTCATATGTTGCGAGGACAGAGGGATGGATGAGAACATGCTCTGGGTTTATGAGGTGAGGTTTTGGGTAGGGTAGAACGTTCATCCTGAAGGACTCCAGAGCATGGGAAGGagccacactggagcaggttggaCCTGAAGGACTCCAGCCCACGGTGGAGCAAGTTGAACCTGAAGGACTCCAGCCCATGGAGAGCCCATGTTGGAGCAGGTTGGACCTGAAGGACTCCAGCCCACGTTGGAGCAGGTTGGACCCGAAGGACTCCAGCCCTTGGGAAGGTCCCATGTTGGAGCAGGTTGGATCCAAAGGACTCCAGCCCTTGGGAAGGTCCCATGGTGGAGCAGGTTGGACCTGAAGGACTCCAGCCCATGGTGGAGCAGGTTGGACCCAAAGGACTCCAGCCCTTGGGAAGGTCCCATGGTGGAGCAGGTTGGACCCAAAGGACTCCAGCCCTTGGGAAGGTCCCATGGTGGAGCAGGTTGGACCCGAAGGACTCCAGCCCTTGGGAAGGTCCCATGGTGGAGCAGGTTGGACCTGAAGGACTCCAGCCCATAATAGAGCAGGTTCATCCTGAAGGACTCCAGCCCTTGGGAAGGTCCCATGGTGGAGCAGGTTGGACCCAAAGGACTCCAGCCCTTGGGAAGGTCCCACGTTGGAGCAGGTTGGACCTGAAGGACTCCAGCCCACGTTGGAGCAGGTTGGACCCAAAGGACTCCAGCCCTTGGGAAGGTCCCACGTTGGAGCAGGTTGGACCCAAAGGACTCCAGCCCTTGGGAAGGTCCCATGGTGGAGCAGGTTGGACCTGAAGGACTCCAGCCCACGTTGGAGCAGGTTGGACCCAAAGGACTCCAGCCCTTGGGAAGGTCCCATGGTGGAGCAGGTTGGACCCGAAGGACTCCAGCCCTTGGGAAGGTCCCATGGTGGAGCAGGTTGGACCCGAAGGACTCCAGCCCTTGGGAAGGTCCCATGGTGGAGCAGGTTGGACCCGAAGGACTCCAGCCCTTGGGAAGGTCCCACGTTGGACCAGGTTGGACCTGAAGGACTCCAGCCCTTGGGAAGGTCCCATGGTGGAGCAGGTTGGACCCGAAGGACTCCAGCCCACGTTGGAGCAGGTTGGACCTGAAGGACTCCAGCCCATAATAGAGCAGGTTCATCCTGCAGGACTCCAGCCCTTGGGAAGGTCCCATGGTGGAGCAGGTTGGACCTGAAGGACTCCAGCCCTTGGGAAGGTCCCATGGTGGAGCAGGTTGGACCCGAAGGACTCCAGCCCTTGGGAAGGTCCCATGGTGGAGCAGGTTGGACCCGAAGGACTCCAGCCCTTGGGAAGGTCCCATGGTGGAGCAGGTTGGACCTGAAGGACTCCAGCCCATAATAGAGCAGGTTCATCCTGAAGGACTCCAGCCCTTGGGAAGGTCCCATGGTGGAGCAGGTTGGACCTGAAGGACTCCAGCCCTTGGGAAGGTCCCATGGTGGAGCAGGTTGGACCTGAAGGACTCCAGCCCATAATAGAGCAGGTTCATCCTGAAGGACTCCAGCCCTTGGGAAGGTCCCATGGTGGAGCAGGTTGGACCTGAAGGACTCCAGCCCTTGGGAAGGTCCCATGTTGGAGCAGGTTGGACCTGAAGGACTCCAGCCCATGGTGGAGCAAGTTGAACCTGAAGGACTCCAGCCCATGGAGAGCCCATGTTGGAGCAGGTTGGACCTGAAGGACTCCAGCCCATGGGAAGGTCCCATGTTGGAGCAGGTTGGATCCAAAGGACTCCAGCCCTTGGGAAGGTCCCATGGTGGAGCAGGTTGGACCCGAAGGACTCCAGCCCTTGGGAAGGTCCCATGATGGAGCTGGTTGGATCCAAAGGACTCCAGCCCTTGGGAAGGTCCCACGTTGGACCAGGTTGGACCTGAAGGACTCCAGCCCTTGGGAAGGTCCCACGTTGGAGCAGGTTGGACCCAAAGGACTCCAGCCCATGGGAAGGTCCCATGTTGGAGCAGGTTGGATCCAAAGGACTCCAGCCCTTGGGAAGGTCCCATGGTGGAGCAGGTTGGACCCGAAGGACTCCAGCCCTTGGGAAGGTCCCATGATGGAGCTGGTTGGATCCAAAGGACTCCAGCCCTTGGGAAGGTCCCACGTTGGACCAGGTTGGACCTGAAGGACTCCAGCCCTTGGGAAGGTCCCACGTTGGAGCAGGTTGGACCCAAAGGACTCCAGCCCATGGGAAGGTCCCATGTTGGAGCAGGTTGGATCCAAAGGACTCCAGCCCTTGGGAAGGTCCCATGGTGGAGCAGGTTGGACCCGAAGGACTCCAGCCCTTGGGAAGGCCCCATGATGGAGCTGGTTGGATCCAAAGGACTCCAGCCCTTGGGAAGGTCCCACGTTGGACCAGGTTGGACCTGAAGGACTCCAGCCCTTGGGAAGGTCCCACGTTGGAGCAGGTTGGACCCAAAGGACTCCAGCCCATGGGAAGGTCCCATGGTGGAGCAGGTTGGACCTGAAGGACTCCAGCCCATAATAGAGCAGGTTCATCCTGAAGGACTCCAGCCATTGGGAAGGTCCCATGGTGGAGCAGGTTGGACCCAAAGGACTCCAGCCCTTGGGAAGGTCCCATGGTGGAGCAGGTTGGACCCAAAGGACTCCAGCCCATGGTGGAGCAGGTTGGACCCAAAGGACTCCAGCCCTTGGGAAGGTCCCACCTCGAAGCAGCTCATGAAGAACAAGCCCCCCCAGCCATCAGGACGCGACCCCATGAGACCCCCAGGCCAGGAGAAGGTGGAAGGGCCAGGAGCGAAGCCGAAGCTGAGGGAGAAGCTGCTCCTCACCCTCCCCTCTTTTTAATTACCAACAAATCGACCGAATctcccccaaattctgcccGGTGACGGCGGCCACGTCATCACCCCGACCTTCATCCCGCCCCACGAGGGATTTCGGGGGGGGGTCATTTTCTCCCCGTTTTGGCCACGGTGACGCCCCAACTCACCCGGGGGCCGCGCGGGGCTCCCACGCGTCGCTCCGGCCGGCGCGATcccggcggctccggcggcgccgcggccgaggaggaggacgaggaggacgaggaggaggaagaggaggaagagctgcGGGGGCGGCTCAGCTCACGGCCCCGACGGGTGAAATCCCGCTCGGTCGTACCGGCGCGGCTTGAATTTTTAACCAGCTTTTATGTTTTCAATCGAATTGGGATTTGGTTTCGTTTTTCACCGGCGTGAATTTGCAAATTTCgtttattttaaacttaatttcatttttgagcTGCCcgaatttttaaatgtaatttaatataaatttcttttttaaccggcttgaatttaaaattttaatttcatttttaaccgGCGTGAATTtgcaaatttaatttcatttttaaccaGCGTGAAGTTGCAAATTTACTataaacttaatttcatttttaacctGCCcgaatttttaaatgtaatttaatataaatttcttttttaaccagcttgaatttaaaaatttcatttcatttttaaccgGCGTGAATTCGcaaatttcatttattatagacttaatttcatttttaacctGCCcgaattttttaatgtaatttaatataaatttcttttttaaccggcttgaatttaaaaatttaatttcttttttaaccggcttgaatttttaaatttcatttttaaccaGCGTGAATCTGCAAATTTCATTACAAacttactttcatttttaaactgccTGAATTTTTAGATGTAATTTAacttaaatttcttttcttttttaaccagcttgaatttttaaatttaatttcttctttaactgtcttgaatttaaaaattacatttcatttttaaccaGCGTGAATTTGCAAATTTCATTCATTataaacttaatttcattcattataaacttaatttcatttttaacctgcctgaattttttaatgtaatttaatttaatttcttttttaactggcttgaatttttaaatttcatttcatttttaaccaGCGTGAATTTGCAAATTTCGTTTATTATAaacttgatttcatttttaaccTGCCcgaattttttaatgtaatttaatttaattttaacttcatttttaaccGCATTGAATTTTTGAAATTCAACTTCattcacatttaatttttatccggctttaattttcaatttgattttctttcaattCCATTTCACTTTTAACTGgctctaattttaaaatgtaattttatttgtatttaatcgAATTTTTAAGCGGCTTGAAGTTTTAACCAGCTCGGAGGCGAAAGGCTGGGAAAAGGGATCGGCTGGGAAACACAATGCGGCACCCGCTCCTAATAActctattttattctatttttcacaaatctatttaatttttttaataattctttctgaagagttcagaaaaatcccttttttttcccccgaagTGGTTAAAAAGCCCCCGAACGACCCCCTAAACCACCGTACCTGGCGCGGCGGCATCGCGGCGGCCGCCTCCGGAGCCTGCGATTGAAATacggagatttttttttaaaatttcaattaaGTTTTCATTCCGGCCGCCCCGCGGCTCCCCGAGGCCCCGGCTCCACGTTTTGGGCTTAAAACCGACCGGTTTGGGTCCGGGTTCCAGCCGTGGGGTCGACGTGGGTCCCCGATGGGGTTCACCCGCTCCCACCCCCGCGCTCCCCACCTCGCtggaaattccttttttttgggCTGTTTTCGGTCTTTTTTTGGCCGTTTTCcgtcctttttttttggggtATTTCCAGTCGGTTTTGGTCCTTCCAGCCCGGAGCGCCGTGAGACGCGCGGGGGGAAAAAGGCCAAAGTCTGAACAGGAGAGAAATGCAAATAACCGCAAGAAaactccccccccaaaaattaCAGGAAGCGTCGACCGTTATTGgagattttgtaatttttctgcttttttcgCAGAAATTTTGCgttgcgggttttttttttttctccgaaAAAAAGGGGTTGTTGACGCCTAAAAACCACCCGC
The sequence above is drawn from the Caloenas nicobarica isolate bCalNic1 chromosome 39, bCalNic1.hap1, whole genome shotgun sequence genome and encodes:
- the LOC136001249 gene encoding natterin-3-like isoform X1 translates to MGPSQGLESFGSNLLQRGLESFRSNLLQHGLSMGWSPSGSTCSTVGWSPSGPTCSSVAPSHALESFRMNVLPYPKPHLINPEHVLIHPSVLATYEGTSWSFPRRKREEEPPSFLKWVPFEGELPADAVSNWNGYAKRMEYVCSTPVLGCNIGAHVPARGPFCFYPYGNWERRIGNFKVLVNVGGFEALGWVDDSFGNVPKNAVEGCPSVDVFVGRNRYGLGKVSKGQRAAFMVVDGEEVWYKWYQVLVVKKGPADVTISDVSYNMSAAVEHGEDVTLTKTTARNEGCRAARQNVTLEEATEMEHDWQMDQRVFATVHGVLRAAPLAFNGTSWEATNVTNIPWVGGASASQYVVHTHVVEEELRARTACAVALEGRRLDVHVPFAAQLTRDFGDGQPHRVAVTGWARTRAVLGVRPGSKECWPITDLPPCVA
- the LOC136001249 gene encoding natterin-3-like isoform X2, which encodes MPPRQLFLLFLLLVLLVLLLGRGAAGAAGIAPAGATRGSPARPPGTSWSFPRRKREEEPPSFLKWVPFEGELPADAVSNWNGYAKRMEYVCSTPVLGCNIGAHVPARGPFCFYPYGNWERRIGNFKVLVNVGGFEALGWVDDSFGNVPKNAVEGCPSVDVFVGRNRYGLGKVSKGQRAAFMVVDGEEVWYKWYQVLVVKKGPADVTISDVSYNMSAAVEHGEDVTLTKTTARNEGCRAARQNVTLEEATEMEHDWQMDQRVFATVHGVLRAAPLAFNGTSWEATNVTNIPWVGGASASQYVVHTHVVEEELRARTACAVALEGRRLDVHVPFAAQLTRDFGDGQPHRVAVTGWARTRAVLGVRPGSKECWPITDLPPCVA